A region of the Sandaracinaceae bacterium genome:
GACGACCAGGTGCTGGAGCTGGCCCGCTGGTGCGCGCGCATCGAGGCGCACTACCAGAAGCCCATGGACATCGAGTGGGGCCTCGACGGCATCACGGGCGAGCTGTGGATCCTGCAGGCGCGCCCGGAGACCGTGCACGGCCACTCGGGGGGGCACACACCGGCCACGTACACGCTCACGGAGCGAGGTGACGTGCTGGTCACCGGCGTGGCGGTCGGAAGCCAGATCGCCACCGGCAAGGTGTTCGTCATGGGAAGCATGGCCGAGGCCGACCGCTTCGAGGACGGCGGCATCCTGGTGGCGCGCAACACCGACCCGGACTGGATGCCGCTCATGAAGCGCGCCGCGGGCATCGTGACCGACTACGGCGGCCGCACCTCGCACGCCGCCATCGTGAGTCGCGAGCTGGGCATCACGGCCATCGTGGGCAGCGAGCACGCCACCGCCGCCCTGGTGGACGGCAGCACCGTCACCGTGTCGTGCGCCGAGGGCAACGTGGGGAGCGTCTACGCCGGCGCACTGGCGTTCACCAAGACCGCGCTCGACCTCACGGGCCTCGCCGAGCCGCCCACGCGCATCATGCTGAACGTGGCCGACCCGGACGCGGCCCTGCGCTACTGGCGCCTGCCGGTGAAGGGGATTGGTCTGGCGCGTCTCGAGTTCGTCATCGAGCACCGCGTGAAGATCCACCCCATGGCCCTGATCCGCTTCGACGAGCTCGAGGACCAAGACGCCGTGGCGCAGATCACGGCGCTGACCGCCGGCTACACCGACAAGACCCAGTACTTCGTGGACAAGCTGGCCGAGGGCGTCGCCAAGATCGCGGCGTCCCAGTACCCGCACCCGGTGGTGGTGCGCACCAGCGACTTCAAGACCAACGAGTACGCCGAGCTCATCGGCGGGCGCATGTTCGAGCCGCACGAGGACAACCCCATGATCGGCTTCCGCGGGGCGTCGCGCTACTACAGCGGCATGTACCGCGAGGGGTTCGGGCTCGAGTGCGAGGCGCTGCGGCGCGTACGCGACGAGCTGGGCTTCGACAACGTCATCCTCATGATCCCCTTCTGCCGCACGCTGGGCGAGGCGGACAAGGTCATCGCCGTCATGGCCAGCCACGGCCTGGTGCGCGGGGAGAACGACCTGAAGCTCTACGTGATGGCCGAGATCCCCTCGAACGTGATCCTCGCGAAGGAGTTCGCCGAGCGCTTCGACGGCTTCTCCATCGGCTCCAACGACCTGACGCAGCTCATCCTGGGCGTGGACCGCGACAACGGCCTGCTGGCGGAGATCTTCGACGAGCGCAACGACGCCGTGAAGCGCGCCATCACGGACTTGGTGCGCGTGGCCCACGAGAGCGGCCGCAGCGTGGGCATCTGCGGACAGGCGCCCAGCGATCACCCCGACTTCGCCGAGTTCTTGGTGGGCCTCGGCATCGACTCCATCTCACTCAACCCGGACAGCGTGGTGGGCGTCATCCGGCGAATCACGGCCTGAGCGGGCCAGCATCCAGGAGAGACACATGAACCAGTTCAACGGACGCGTGGCGTTCATCACGGGCGGCAGCAAGGGCATCGGCGCGGCCACGGCCCTGCGCTTCGCGAGGCAGGGCGCGCGCGTCGTCATCGCTGACGTGGACGTCGAAGCGGGGGACGCGGTGGCCCAGCACATCCTCGGAGACGGGGGCGAGGCGTTCTTCGTGAAGTGCGATGTGTCTTCGGAGGGCGACATGCGAGC
Encoded here:
- the ppsA gene encoding phosphoenolpyruvate synthase, whose translation is MTARNVSSILWFEEVGIDDIGLVGGKNASLGEMIQVLGKEGIRVPGGFAVTATAYRDFLAHNDLWPTLAGLLASLDTGARLDEVGTAIRSLMEASQLPPPLTAAITAAYQQLGTRTERATPSVAVRSSATAEDLPDASFAGQQETFLNIEGDAALLAAVKSCFASLFTDRAITYRRLHGFAHEQVALSVAVQLMVRSDEGAAGVAFTLDTETGFPNIVLINGAWGLGEYVVKGVVNPDEWRVFKPLLANPALRPILDRRVGSKERKLVYDATGTVDRTTTDSERARLVLNDDQVLELARWCARIEAHYQKPMDIEWGLDGITGELWILQARPETVHGHSGGHTPATYTLTERGDVLVTGVAVGSQIATGKVFVMGSMAEADRFEDGGILVARNTDPDWMPLMKRAAGIVTDYGGRTSHAAIVSRELGITAIVGSEHATAALVDGSTVTVSCAEGNVGSVYAGALAFTKTALDLTGLAEPPTRIMLNVADPDAALRYWRLPVKGIGLARLEFVIEHRVKIHPMALIRFDELEDQDAVAQITALTAGYTDKTQYFVDKLAEGVAKIAASQYPHPVVVRTSDFKTNEYAELIGGRMFEPHEDNPMIGFRGASRYYSGMYREGFGLECEALRRVRDELGFDNVILMIPFCRTLGEADKVIAVMASHGLVRGENDLKLYVMAEIPSNVILAKEFAERFDGFSIGSNDLTQLILGVDRDNGLLAEIFDERNDAVKRAITDLVRVAHESGRSVGICGQAPSDHPDFAEFLVGLGIDSISLNPDSVVGVIRRITA